From Alteromonas australica, one genomic window encodes:
- a CDS encoding fructosamine kinase family protein: protein MWHFISEHISQATGQLFICEHARVAQGGDSHACYIIHDHQHRFFVKTRPYDDTQQLSHEAEGLTELGGTQCVLTPSVICHGVTQDESPEMEYLVLSYVKFITPSQDAYQRLGEQLANLHLYNGYSSYGWPHDNYIGLSIQRNGRKSDWAAFFAECRIGSMLERLAEQGHYIVNIDNFVDDTKQYFSHHQPHPSLLHGDLWHGNVGFCHRGPVVFDPAIYVGDSESDLAMAELFGGFPVDFFHAYAEVKPISHHYAERKLFYQLYHILNHGLLFGGHYLAQAKDIINTIRS from the coding sequence ATGTGGCATTTTATTAGCGAACATATCTCTCAGGCTACTGGGCAGTTATTTATTTGTGAGCATGCGCGTGTGGCGCAAGGGGGAGACAGCCACGCTTGCTATATTATTCATGACCACCAGCATCGCTTTTTCGTTAAAACCCGCCCATATGATGACACCCAGCAGCTTAGCCATGAAGCTGAAGGGCTTACCGAATTAGGTGGTACTCAATGTGTACTTACGCCCTCGGTTATCTGCCATGGCGTAACACAGGACGAATCGCCTGAAATGGAATATCTCGTATTAAGTTATGTGAAATTTATCACGCCTTCCCAAGACGCTTATCAACGACTTGGTGAACAGTTAGCCAACCTGCATTTATACAATGGATACTCGAGCTATGGCTGGCCCCACGACAATTACATTGGGCTTAGCATACAGCGCAACGGAAGAAAGAGTGATTGGGCCGCGTTTTTTGCTGAATGCCGTATCGGCAGTATGTTAGAGCGCTTAGCAGAGCAAGGGCATTACATCGTTAATATCGATAATTTTGTTGATGACACCAAGCAGTATTTTTCTCATCACCAACCTCACCCTTCACTGCTGCACGGCGACTTATGGCACGGTAACGTGGGGTTTTGTCATAGAGGCCCTGTGGTTTTCGACCCTGCTATTTATGTAGGCGACAGCGAGTCAGATTTAGCCATGGCCGAGTTATTTGGCGGTTTCCCCGTCGACTTCTTTCACGCCTACGCAGAGGTAAAACCCATTAGTCATCATTATGCTGAAAGAAAACTTTTTTATCAGCTGTACCATATTCTTAATCACGGGTTATTATTTGGCGGGCATTATTTAGCCCAAGCTAAAGATATCATTAACACGATTCGCTCGTAG
- a CDS encoding CPBP family intramembrane glutamic endopeptidase, translated as MAKLWAELILLFVALPFAVLYWIKHFADWLMPILCIIGVCCLAALLADKQFHRVRLWHWDDYKTHIKSTLKLFIPWASLLALVVYLVKPELFLHWPINQPWMWVVTLLIYPVVSVIPQEIIFRTFFFHRYKRILPSRYARWGLSTFVFGLAHLVYGNWVAVVISWVGGAIFGYRYMQTNSTPVVVIEHAIWGSFLFTVGLGSYLVIST; from the coding sequence GTGGCAAAGTTGTGGGCTGAATTGATCCTGCTTTTTGTAGCGCTTCCTTTTGCAGTACTCTACTGGATAAAACATTTCGCTGACTGGTTAATGCCGATTCTTTGCATTATTGGGGTGTGCTGCTTAGCCGCCCTGTTAGCCGACAAGCAGTTTCACCGCGTACGATTATGGCATTGGGACGACTACAAAACGCATATAAAAAGTACGTTGAAGCTTTTTATTCCCTGGGCAAGTTTACTTGCCCTTGTGGTATACCTCGTTAAACCAGAGTTATTTTTACACTGGCCAATTAACCAACCGTGGATGTGGGTAGTTACCTTACTTATCTATCCTGTGGTCTCGGTGATCCCGCAGGAAATTATTTTTCGTACCTTCTTTTTTCACCGTTACAAGCGTATTTTGCCGTCGCGCTATGCAAGATGGGGGCTAAGTACGTTTGTGTTTGGGTTGGCTCATCTCGTGTACGGCAATTGGGTTGCCGTGGTGATTTCATGGGTAGGTGGCGCCATTTTTGGGTACCGATACATGCAAACAAACTCCACACCGGTTGTGGTTATTGAACACGCCATTTGGGGTAGTTTTTTATTTACGGTAGGTTTAGGCTCGTATTTGGTGATATCTACCTAA
- the rpmI gene encoding 50S ribosomal protein L35: MPKMKTVSGAAKRFKKTGSGRFKSKQSHLRHILTKKSTKRKRHLRGKKLVHDSDTKLVQRMLPYV; encoded by the coding sequence ATGCCTAAAATGAAAACTGTAAGCGGTGCCGCCAAACGTTTCAAGAAAACGGGTTCTGGCCGCTTTAAAAGCAAACAGTCTCACTTACGTCACATTCTGACTAAGAAGAGCACTAAGCGTAAACGTCACCTACGTGGCAAAAAATTGGTTCATGACTCTGATACTAAATTAGTTCAGCGCATGCTGCCTTACGTTTAA
- a CDS encoding pteridine reductase, whose translation MPRNASSPVALVTGAAKRLGLAMATHLHQQGYNIIVHFGGSKEDALTQVATFNALRSNSAVALEANLCDIQQVEALAEQSLAKWGRIDVLINNASSFYPTPLGNIGVQDWTSLVGSNVQGPLFLSQALHAALKAQCGCIVNMVDMHIDRPLPHHSVYSLAKGALATLTKSLALDMAPDVRVNAIAPGAILLPERALTEQEKQQMLASIPLGELGRSEDIAQTMAFLVNSPYITGQIVYVDGGRSLHTGASA comes from the coding sequence ATGCCCCGTAACGCCTCCTCTCCTGTTGCCTTAGTGACAGGCGCTGCCAAACGATTAGGCTTAGCCATGGCCACCCACTTACATCAACAAGGCTACAATATTATTGTTCACTTCGGCGGCTCGAAAGAAGATGCGCTTACCCAGGTGGCTACGTTTAATGCCCTGCGCAGTAACAGTGCAGTGGCCTTGGAGGCAAACCTTTGCGACATACAGCAAGTAGAAGCACTGGCTGAGCAAAGTTTAGCAAAATGGGGGCGTATTGATGTGTTAATTAATAATGCATCTAGTTTTTACCCTACCCCACTTGGAAACATTGGTGTGCAAGATTGGACCTCGTTAGTGGGTAGCAATGTGCAAGGGCCGCTATTTTTATCTCAAGCGCTACATGCAGCGTTGAAAGCTCAGTGTGGCTGCATTGTTAATATGGTTGACATGCATATTGACCGCCCGTTACCCCACCATAGCGTATACAGTTTAGCAAAGGGCGCGTTAGCCACGTTAACTAAGTCACTCGCCTTAGACATGGCGCCTGACGTTCGTGTGAATGCGATTGCGCCTGGGGCAATATTACTTCCCGAACGCGCATTAACGGAGCAAGAAAAACAACAGATGTTGGCAAGCATCCCATTGGGGGAGCTAGGTCGCAGTGAAGACATTGCACAAACAATGGCGTTTTTAGTGAATTCACCCTACATAACAGGTCAAATTGTGTACGTGGATGGGGGCAGAAGCTTGCATACCGGTGCGAGTGCTTAA
- the thrS gene encoding threonine--tRNA ligase: protein MPVITLPDGSQRAFDNSVSVLDVANDIGPGLAKATIAGKVNGELVDAVDMIDSDAQLQIITAKDDEGLEILRHSCAHLLGHAIKQLWPNTKMAIGPVIDNGFYYDVDMEESLTQEDLAKLEKRMLELAKTNYQVVKNKVSWQEARDAFEARGESYKMEILDENISQDDRPALYHHEEYTDMCRGPHVPNMKFCHHFKLMKVAGAYWRGDSDNKMLQRIYGTAWADKKQLKSYLQRLEEAEKRDHRKIGKALNLFHWQEEAPGMVFWHNDGWSIYTELESFVRKKLREYGYDEVKGPLMMDRSLWEKSGHWDKYAENMFTTESEKREYAVKPMNCPGHVQIFNQGLKSYRDLPLRMAEFGCCHRNEPSGALHGLMRVRGFTQDDAHIFCTEEQILEEVSGCIKMVYETYAAFGFENIKVKLSTRPEKRVGADEIWDKSEAALADALKANDIEFDYQPGEGAFYGPKIEFTLHDCLDRAWQCGTVQLDFSMPGRLGSTYVAEDGERKVPVMIHRAILGSLERFIGILTEEFAGFYPLWLAPQQVMVMNITDKQADYAANCVKKLQESGFRAKSDLRNEKIGFKIREHTLKRVPYMLVVGDKEMEAGEVAVRSRRGDDLGKMRLEDFIAMAQQEVMEKTIK from the coding sequence ATGCCAGTAATTACCCTTCCTGATGGAAGCCAACGCGCTTTCGATAATTCTGTTTCTGTACTAGACGTTGCAAACGATATTGGCCCTGGTTTAGCCAAAGCAACCATTGCAGGAAAAGTTAACGGCGAGCTTGTCGATGCCGTTGATATGATTGATAGCGATGCGCAGCTTCAAATCATTACTGCTAAAGATGACGAAGGCTTAGAAATACTTCGTCACAGCTGTGCCCACTTATTGGGGCACGCCATTAAGCAACTTTGGCCAAATACCAAAATGGCGATAGGCCCTGTTATCGACAATGGTTTTTACTATGACGTTGATATGGAAGAGAGCCTCACCCAGGAAGATTTAGCCAAGCTAGAAAAGCGTATGCTTGAACTGGCCAAAACCAACTATCAAGTGGTGAAAAACAAAGTAAGCTGGCAAGAAGCTCGCGATGCGTTTGAAGCGCGCGGCGAAAGCTACAAAATGGAAATCCTAGATGAAAACATCAGTCAGGACGACCGCCCAGCACTTTATCATCACGAAGAATACACAGATATGTGTCGTGGCCCTCACGTGCCTAATATGAAATTCTGCCACCACTTCAAATTAATGAAAGTGGCGGGCGCATACTGGCGCGGTGATAGCGACAATAAAATGTTGCAACGTATTTACGGTACCGCTTGGGCTGATAAAAAGCAGCTTAAGTCTTACCTTCAGCGTCTAGAAGAAGCTGAAAAACGTGATCACCGAAAAATTGGTAAGGCGTTAAACCTGTTCCATTGGCAGGAAGAAGCGCCGGGTATGGTGTTCTGGCATAACGACGGCTGGTCTATTTACACCGAGCTTGAAAGCTTTGTACGTAAAAAGCTGCGCGAATATGGTTACGACGAAGTGAAAGGCCCATTAATGATGGACCGTTCACTTTGGGAAAAGTCAGGCCACTGGGACAAATACGCAGAAAACATGTTCACCACAGAATCTGAAAAGCGTGAATATGCGGTTAAGCCCATGAACTGCCCGGGTCACGTGCAAATTTTCAATCAAGGCTTAAAATCGTACCGCGATTTACCCCTTCGTATGGCTGAATTTGGCTGTTGTCACCGTAACGAACCTTCAGGTGCGCTGCACGGTTTAATGCGCGTTCGCGGCTTTACACAAGACGATGCTCACATTTTCTGTACAGAAGAACAGATCCTAGAAGAAGTGAGCGGCTGTATTAAGATGGTGTACGAAACTTACGCCGCTTTTGGTTTTGAAAATATCAAAGTGAAGCTGTCTACGCGCCCTGAAAAGCGTGTAGGTGCAGATGAAATTTGGGATAAATCAGAAGCCGCGTTAGCCGATGCCCTTAAAGCCAACGATATCGAATTTGATTATCAGCCAGGCGAAGGCGCATTTTACGGCCCTAAAATTGAGTTTACGTTACACGACTGTTTAGATCGTGCATGGCAGTGCGGTACGGTTCAGCTTGATTTCTCAATGCCGGGTCGTTTAGGTTCTACCTATGTAGCAGAAGATGGCGAGCGCAAAGTACCGGTTATGATTCACCGAGCAATCTTAGGGTCGCTTGAGCGTTTCATTGGTATTTTAACCGAAGAATTTGCTGGTTTTTACCCTCTGTGGTTAGCACCGCAGCAGGTGATGGTAATGAATATTACTGACAAACAAGCAGATTACGCCGCTAATTGCGTAAAAAAACTGCAAGAAAGTGGATTTAGAGCAAAGTCTGACTTGAGAAATGAGAAGATTGGCTTTAAAATCCGCGAGCACACCTTAAAGCGTGTTCCGTACATGCTGGTGGTAGGCGATAAAGAAATGGAAGCGGGCGAAGTAGCAGTACGCTCTCGTCGCGGCGACGACCTAGGCAAAATGCGCTTAGAAGACTTTATTGCCATGGCTCAACAAGAAGTAATGGAAAAGACCATTAAGTAG
- a CDS encoding mechanosensitive ion channel family protein, which produces MQQDINAPVPLGEAQSLMVELWQGFLYRLPGLALGLLIMVLFILAAGPVSRLLLKPAASSSLTPLIKSVVQRSISLVIMLLGVYLFLFLAGLTGFAVAVISGTGVVGLILGFAFRDIAENFISSLLLTVQRPFKIGDIVQINEFTGIIQKVTARATTLVDFDGNHIQIPNATIYKGVIKNLTANPLMRGHFVLGVGYNADIKHAQSLALNTVNAHPNVLDDPEPQILIDNLGASTYNLKVYFWVNVEDTSVLKMSSVLMRELVALYTQEGISMPDDARERIFPEGLVIHNGTSEGEHDNTQEHENTPSAKAPSPTDKANEIDTSNATLNKGEKAQDISHDDVSSEAHEIREQAQRARDPESGDNILS; this is translated from the coding sequence ATGCAGCAAGATATCAACGCCCCAGTGCCGCTAGGAGAAGCTCAATCGTTAATGGTTGAGCTATGGCAAGGGTTTCTCTACCGCTTACCAGGTCTGGCTCTTGGTCTGCTTATTATGGTGCTGTTTATTTTAGCTGCGGGGCCTGTTTCTCGCTTATTGTTAAAGCCCGCGGCATCTTCCTCGTTAACCCCCTTAATAAAGTCGGTGGTACAGCGAAGTATCAGTTTAGTGATCATGCTTTTAGGTGTGTACCTGTTTCTGTTTCTCGCGGGGTTAACCGGTTTTGCCGTCGCGGTGATAAGTGGTACGGGGGTAGTGGGGCTAATTTTAGGCTTTGCCTTTCGTGATATTGCGGAAAACTTTATTTCTAGCCTGCTACTCACGGTACAGCGGCCTTTTAAAATTGGCGATATTGTTCAAATAAATGAATTCACCGGCATTATTCAAAAGGTGACAGCAAGGGCCACCACATTGGTGGATTTTGATGGAAACCACATTCAAATTCCAAACGCCACTATTTACAAAGGAGTGATTAAAAACCTGACGGCTAACCCCTTAATGCGCGGGCACTTTGTATTAGGTGTTGGGTACAATGCTGACATAAAACATGCCCAATCATTGGCGCTTAACACAGTCAACGCGCATCCTAATGTACTCGACGACCCTGAACCACAGATACTTATCGATAACCTTGGTGCGTCCACCTACAATTTGAAAGTCTATTTCTGGGTAAACGTAGAGGATACCAGTGTATTGAAAATGTCCTCGGTGTTAATGCGCGAATTAGTTGCCCTTTACACACAAGAAGGTATTAGCATGCCTGACGATGCAAGAGAGCGAATTTTCCCTGAAGGCTTAGTCATACACAATGGGACTTCTGAAGGTGAACATGACAACACCCAAGAGCATGAAAATACACCTTCGGCAAAAGCACCTTCGCCAACTGATAAAGCCAACGAAATAGACACCTCTAACGCTACCTTAAATAAGGGCGAGAAAGCACAGGATATCTCTCATGATGATGTATCTAGCGAAGCCCACGAAATACGTGAACAGGCCCAGCGCGCTCGCGACCCAGAAAGCGGCGACAATATTCTATCCTAG
- a CDS encoding DUF3080 family protein, which produces MISTHVHRKLKGVPIVGSSWVPATIVSLLLCAVLGCAGQSQLESAVNEYRARLNRVLGISIPAAKWDDSLTSALAYPTASALNVNIVPMNINLRDFYAIQDCELGRIVAERNTALGKTQLPSQRFIYEQKLLTVLAKCAAISAEGNQKLSTQIERWLEQKQAQWPKVWAQLIQNSTEMKQGLSLASAPLNTRDGNEGVSAVNALFYLDHLRQTQHATIPLNSTELEAQLQMIGSVRLPAKIWLTQRILATELHQLTEQLKQPLATVSCPNGNASDKAKILRNVFYLFFIEEIQPIGSKVNQFHYQLNPLWQSWSQSRALSPAFKAFIEGNAEHGFQQYQQSMKAHVTMWQTFLSRCNLAPVAG; this is translated from the coding sequence ATGATAAGCACTCACGTTCATCGCAAACTTAAGGGTGTGCCTATAGTGGGGAGTTCATGGGTTCCTGCAACAATAGTGAGTTTACTGCTTTGCGCAGTATTAGGTTGTGCGGGGCAATCTCAGCTTGAGTCGGCGGTAAATGAATATCGAGCTCGCTTAAATCGGGTGTTAGGTATTTCTATTCCGGCTGCTAAATGGGATGATTCGCTTACGTCTGCCCTTGCCTATCCTACTGCCTCTGCACTTAACGTGAACATAGTTCCTATGAACATCAACCTTAGAGACTTTTACGCCATTCAAGATTGTGAATTAGGCCGAATTGTCGCCGAGCGTAACACGGCATTAGGAAAAACTCAGCTGCCATCGCAGCGTTTTATCTATGAACAAAAATTGCTGACGGTATTGGCCAAATGTGCCGCAATAAGCGCCGAGGGTAATCAAAAGCTGTCGACACAAATTGAACGCTGGCTAGAGCAAAAGCAGGCTCAGTGGCCAAAAGTTTGGGCACAGCTTATTCAAAATAGTACTGAAATGAAGCAAGGCCTTAGCTTGGCTAGCGCCCCTTTAAATACCCGTGATGGAAACGAGGGTGTTAGCGCGGTTAATGCACTGTTTTACCTTGATCATTTACGCCAAACTCAGCATGCCACCATCCCATTAAACAGCACGGAGCTTGAAGCTCAACTTCAAATGATTGGTTCGGTACGTCTACCGGCAAAAATATGGCTAACCCAACGTATATTAGCCACCGAGTTACACCAGCTAACAGAGCAACTAAAGCAACCCCTTGCGACTGTCAGTTGCCCTAACGGTAACGCCAGCGACAAGGCTAAAATATTACGAAATGTCTTTTATCTGTTCTTTATTGAAGAGATTCAGCCCATTGGCAGTAAGGTAAATCAATTTCACTATCAGCTTAATCCACTATGGCAAAGTTGGAGCCAATCAAGGGCGCTTTCACCTGCGTTTAAAGCCTTTATTGAAGGTAACGCAGAGCACGGATTTCAACAATATCAACAGTCAATGAAGGCGCATGTCACTATGTGGCAAACCTTTCTTTCTCGTTGCAACCTTGCGCCTGTGGCTGGTTGA
- a CDS encoding undecaprenyl-phosphate glucose phosphotransferase gives MNQEHHVQRSKNGAIIVKSQNGFSTLYRLVDISIITFLFLVVTGFSHTSVTTENLLLVCTYIIMFQLSAEGMELYRSWRGFRTPELLRAAAITWLLSLLGTFALGFLFSPKVNLAPVLILGWLALCFFSLLIWRFVMRKFLFRLRKRGLNSRRSIVIGATQLGYNVAHQIQENSHLGITFNGLFDDRSEDRLAHEFKNQVLGTIEDAIEMAKRNEVDYLYIALPMSAESRIRHILDKCSDTTANVYIIPNFFMYNLLNARWQSVGSVQALSVYDTPFQGASNVLKRTEDIILSSFFLTMLALPMLGIAAAVKLTSKGPVIFKQKRYGLDGKQITVYKFRSMTTQDNGPVVKQATKNDSRLTKIGGFLRRSSLDELPQFINVLQGRMSIVGPRPHAVAHNEEYRKLITGYMLRHKVKPGITGWAQVNGLRGETETVNKMVQRVEYDLDYIHRWSVWFDIKIIFMTVFGGLANKNAY, from the coding sequence TTGAATCAGGAGCACCATGTTCAGCGTAGTAAGAACGGAGCCATTATTGTAAAAAGCCAAAATGGGTTTTCTACGCTATATCGCCTTGTTGATATTTCTATTATCACGTTCTTGTTTTTAGTGGTTACAGGCTTTTCTCACACGTCGGTTACTACGGAAAATCTTTTACTTGTATGTACTTACATTATTATGTTCCAGCTTTCCGCCGAAGGTATGGAGCTTTACCGTTCGTGGCGCGGATTTAGAACCCCAGAATTATTAAGGGCAGCAGCAATCACCTGGCTGTTAAGCTTATTAGGTACTTTTGCCTTGGGTTTTCTTTTTTCGCCGAAGGTCAATTTAGCGCCGGTGCTTATTTTAGGTTGGTTAGCGTTATGTTTTTTCTCGCTACTTATTTGGCGTTTTGTTATGCGGAAGTTTTTGTTTCGTTTAAGAAAGCGGGGGCTTAACTCTAGACGTTCTATTGTTATAGGTGCTACTCAGCTTGGCTATAATGTCGCACATCAGATACAGGAAAACAGTCATTTAGGTATTACCTTTAACGGCCTGTTTGATGACAGGAGCGAAGATAGACTCGCGCATGAATTCAAAAATCAAGTTTTAGGCACAATTGAAGATGCCATAGAGATGGCAAAGCGGAACGAAGTTGATTATCTCTATATTGCCTTGCCAATGAGTGCTGAGAGCAGAATACGGCACATTCTAGATAAATGCAGTGACACTACTGCCAATGTTTATATTATCCCTAACTTCTTTATGTACAACTTGTTAAATGCGCGCTGGCAATCTGTAGGCTCTGTTCAGGCACTCAGTGTTTACGACACACCCTTTCAGGGTGCTAGTAACGTATTGAAACGTACCGAAGATATTATTTTGAGTTCTTTTTTCCTTACTATGCTGGCTTTGCCCATGCTAGGTATTGCTGCCGCAGTAAAATTAACCTCTAAAGGGCCTGTTATTTTTAAGCAAAAGCGCTACGGGTTAGACGGTAAGCAAATCACGGTATACAAGTTTAGGTCTATGACCACGCAAGATAATGGGCCGGTCGTTAAGCAAGCCACAAAAAATGATAGCCGCTTAACCAAAATTGGGGGTTTCTTGCGCCGTTCTTCCTTAGACGAGCTTCCCCAGTTCATTAATGTACTGCAAGGGCGTATGTCTATTGTAGGCCCCCGCCCTCACGCGGTTGCACATAATGAAGAATACAGAAAGCTCATTACCGGCTATATGCTTCGCCACAAAGTGAAACCTGGCATTACCGGCTGGGCACAAGTCAATGGTTTACGGGGCGAAACAGAAACCGTCAATAAGATGGTTCAGCGTGTAGAGTACGATTTAGATTACATTCACCGCTGGTCAGTGTGGTTCGACATTAAGATTATCTTTATGACGGTGTTCGGTGGCTTGGCTAATAAGAACGCTTACTAG
- a CDS encoding DUF924 family protein, producing MDKPHLVLEEASRVLSFWFDDLSSEQWFTQDSALDRTISSHFYSLHRSAALGELWPWRATPTGRLAEILVLDQFSRNMFRHTAQAFAYDGIALVLAQEAVSVEADKTLTPQQSAFLYMPFMHSESLAIHDIAQQLFSAPGLETQLDFQQRHVAVLQQFGRYPHRNQVLGRKSTPEELAFLEQNPQGF from the coding sequence ATGGACAAGCCCCACCTTGTGCTTGAAGAAGCAAGTCGAGTACTTAGTTTCTGGTTTGATGACCTGAGTTCGGAGCAATGGTTTACGCAGGATTCTGCGTTAGACCGAACAATCTCATCACATTTTTACTCGTTACACCGGTCTGCGGCCTTAGGTGAACTGTGGCCATGGAGAGCCACACCAACAGGCAGATTAGCGGAAATTCTCGTATTGGATCAATTCTCTCGCAATATGTTTCGCCATACCGCACAAGCCTTTGCCTATGATGGAATTGCACTTGTACTGGCGCAAGAAGCGGTGAGCGTAGAAGCCGACAAAACCCTTACACCACAACAAAGCGCCTTTTTATATATGCCCTTTATGCACAGCGAGTCTTTAGCCATTCACGATATTGCGCAGCAGCTATTCTCTGCCCCAGGCTTAGAAACTCAGTTGGATTTTCAGCAACGCCACGTTGCTGTACTTCAGCAATTTGGTCGTTACCCACATAGAAACCAAGTGCTGGGGCGTAAATCCACCCCAGAGGAATTAGCGTTTCTTGAACAAAACCCTCAAGGTTTTTAG
- the infC gene encoding translation initiation factor IF-3 yields MKGANNKAQGDKARINDEIKAREVRLIGKDGEQVGVVSLAEATRTAEEASLDLVEISPNAEPPVCKVMDYGKFLFEKSKAQKEQKKKQKQIQVKEIKFRPGTDEGDYQVKLRNLRRFLEGGDKAKVTIRFRGREMAHQDIGIDLLNRVKGDLEDIATCESFPRRVEGRQMIMVLAPNKK; encoded by the coding sequence ATTAAAGGCGCTAACAACAAGGCTCAGGGCGACAAAGCCCGCATAAACGATGAGATTAAAGCCAGAGAAGTAAGATTAATTGGCAAAGACGGTGAACAGGTTGGTGTGGTTTCGCTTGCAGAAGCAACGCGTACCGCTGAAGAAGCGAGCCTAGATCTAGTAGAAATCAGTCCGAATGCCGAGCCGCCAGTCTGTAAAGTTATGGACTATGGCAAATTCCTCTTCGAAAAAAGTAAAGCTCAAAAAGAGCAGAAGAAAAAACAGAAGCAAATTCAGGTCAAGGAGATTAAATTTCGCCCTGGCACTGATGAAGGCGATTACCAGGTCAAACTGCGCAACCTGCGTCGCTTTCTTGAAGGTGGTGATAAAGCCAAAGTCACAATCCGTTTCCGCGGACGTGAAATGGCGCACCAAGACATCGGTATCGATCTCCTTAATCGCGTTAAAGGCGATTTAGAAGATATCGCTACCTGCGAGTCTTTCCCACGTCGTGTGGAAGGCCGTCAGATGATCATGGTGCTAGCCCCAAATAAGAAGTAG
- the rplT gene encoding 50S ribosomal protein L20 — protein sequence MARVKRGTIARARHKKVLKQAKGYYGARSRVYRVAVQAVTKAGQYAYRDRRQRKRQFRQLWIARINAAARQNGMSYSRFINGLKKASVEIDRKILADIAVHDKAAFSALVEAAKGALA from the coding sequence ATGGCTAGAGTAAAACGCGGCACTATCGCACGTGCTCGTCACAAAAAAGTCCTCAAGCAGGCAAAAGGTTATTACGGTGCTCGTTCACGTGTTTATCGCGTAGCGGTACAAGCCGTAACTAAAGCTGGTCAATATGCTTACCGTGACCGTCGTCAACGTAAACGTCAATTCCGTCAACTTTGGATTGCACGTATCAACGCTGCGGCACGTCAAAATGGTATGTCATACAGCCGTTTCATCAACGGTTTGAAGAAAGCGTCTGTTGAAATCGATCGTAAGATCCTTGCCGACATCGCAGTACATGACAAAGCAGCTTTCAGCGCATTAGTCGAAGCGGCTAAAGGCGCATTAGCTTAA
- a CDS encoding MurR/RpiR family transcriptional regulator, with translation MPNNNTANVLNQIEKYYALLSPAGKRIAQYLQQTPLAVISQSTAQIAEKTQTSKATVSRFFRQLGFDSHQQAKDTLLSLREQGVPVNTHTSFSHHQEHEFSNLTQTFAGIHEDTLLDIAERLAKAKQITLIGFRNAYPLALHFRQQLKQIRTSVRLLPQPGQTLGEDIVDLGDDDVVILFGFRRRTRQFKYVLSAIKHAQVILITDPTGQIYRNQVSKLVVCHLGNDAPFDSYAAPMSLLSAICNRTYSLLGDAATERVNSITETYTSLDELERK, from the coding sequence ATGCCAAATAACAATACTGCGAATGTTTTAAACCAAATAGAAAAATATTACGCTTTGCTATCGCCCGCCGGCAAACGAATTGCGCAGTATTTGCAGCAAACGCCACTGGCGGTAATTTCTCAATCTACCGCCCAAATTGCGGAAAAAACACAAACTTCAAAAGCCACGGTCAGCCGTTTCTTTCGGCAACTGGGGTTCGACTCTCATCAACAAGCAAAAGACACCTTATTATCGCTGCGAGAGCAAGGTGTACCAGTGAATACCCACACTTCCTTTAGTCACCATCAGGAACATGAATTTAGTAATTTAACGCAAACCTTTGCCGGCATTCATGAAGATACCTTGCTTGATATTGCCGAACGCTTAGCAAAAGCAAAGCAAATTACCCTGATTGGTTTTCGTAATGCCTACCCCTTAGCGCTACACTTTCGACAACAACTAAAGCAAATTCGAACGTCAGTTAGGCTACTTCCACAACCTGGGCAAACATTAGGGGAAGACATTGTGGATCTCGGCGACGATGATGTTGTCATTCTATTCGGCTTTCGTCGTCGTACTCGACAATTTAAGTATGTACTCAGTGCCATTAAGCACGCTCAAGTCATTTTGATTACCGATCCCACTGGGCAAATTTATCGTAACCAAGTTAGCAAGCTTGTTGTTTGTCATTTAGGTAACGACGCACCGTTTGACAGTTACGCTGCGCCCATGAGTTTATTGTCTGCTATTTGCAATCGTACCTACTCTCTTTTAGGTGATGCGGCAACAGAACGCGTTAACTCAATTACGGAAACGTATACGTCTTTAGACGAACTTGAACGTAAATAG